The genomic window GTCCGGCACCCGGCCCTCGAAGTAGCGGGCCGCGAAGGTCAGCGCGCGGTTGACGAAATTGCCGAGGGCCGCGACCAGCTCGGAATTGTTCCGCGTCACGAAGTCCTCGGGATCGAACGCGGTGCGTGCCGCCTCGGGCGCCTGGGCCGTCAGGTAGTAGCGCAGCGCGTCGGGGTCGAGCCCTCGCTTCAGGTATTCCTCGACCCACACGGGCGCATCGGCGGCGGTCGTGCTCTTGCTGATCTTCTGGAGCTCGCCCGCGACCTTGTGGTTCATGAAGTTGTTCGCGACCACCGCGGTGGGCAGTTGCGGGCGGCCGTGCGCCATCAGCATCGCCGGCCACGTCAGGGCATGGAAGACGGTGTTGTCCTCGCCGATGAAATGGATGATGGCGCAATCCGGAGCGCACCACCATTTCTGGTAATCCTGCCAGTCGCCGGCGTGCCGGGCACACCAGGCCGCGGTAAACGACATGTAGCCGATCGGAGCGTCGAACCAGACGTACAGCACCTTGCCGCGCGCGTCCGGGTCATCGAGCGGCACGGGCACGCCCCAGGCGATGTCGCGGGTCATGGAGCGCTCGGGCAAGCCCTGCTTGATCTGCCCCAGCGCGAAGTTCAGCACGTTCGCCCGCCACTGCCCCTGCTTCGACTCCAGCCACTGGCGCAGCGGCTTTTCAAAGTCGCTCAGCCGCAGGTACCAGTGCGTGGTCTCGCGCACCTCGGCCGGCTGCCCCGTGATCACGCTCAGCGGGTTCTTCAGCAGCAGCGGCTCGATCATCTGGCCGCAGGCTTCGCACTGGTCGCCGGTGGCCCGCTCGAACCCGCAGTGGTGGCAGATCCCGCGCACGAAGCGATCCGGCAGGAAGCGCCCGGCCTGCGCGTCGTAGAGCTGCTGGGTGCGGCGCTTCGTGAAGTAGCCGCCGGCGTGGATCCGCGTGAAGAAGTCCTGGCTGAAGTGCTCGTGCAGGGCAACATAGTCCGGATGGTGCGTGCCGCCATAGACGTCGAACTCGATTTCCAGACCGGCAAAGTCCTGCGCCTGCCGCTCGTGATAGTGGCTGGCAATCTGCTCAGGCGTGCTCTGCTCCTGGAGCGCCGAGATCTCGATCGCGACCCCGTTGTCGTCGCTACCGCAGATGAAGCGGACTTCGTGGCCCGCCGCCCGCAGGTAGCGCACGTACGTGTCGGCCGGCAGATAGGCGCCGGCGATGTGCCCGACATGCAGCCGGTTATTGGAGTAAGGCAGGGCAGCGGTGACCAGATAGCGGCTCGGCATGCTTCAGGACTCCGAACTCGATGGAAGCGCCGGATGGTACGGCGCACGCCGCGGACCCGCAACGCCGCGCGGCGCAAAGCAAAACGCGTCGATTCACTGCCGATGGGCAAGCGATCGACGCGTTTCAGATCCGGTCTGTCCAGTGGACGACCGATCTCGCGGTGGGCGCGATTAGGCCGCCTGCTGCGTGGTCAGAATCGTGTACAGAATGATCGCGATGCCGCCCCAGATCAGCCACGTCCACCAACCGCCACCAAACCAATTCCACATGTCCAGGCTCCGTGTACGGACCCACTCGCCGCGGCCCCCGCCGCGCCGGCAGGGAAACAGCCGCTTCGATGATCAGACGCGTATTCTGAAACGGGCGCGGCGGTGTGTCAATGCGGCCCCGCCGCCAAAATCCGGCGGGCCCGCGCAATACCCCGGGCCCGCGACGACGCGGTATCATGGCGGACCATGGCCCCTGGCGGCGACAATCCGGCGGTCACCCTTTCACTCGTCGTGCCCGTCCTCGATGAGCGCGAAAACATCGTGCCGCTGGTGGAACGCATCCGCGCCGTGCTGGCCGAGCTCGCGCTGAGCTACGAGATCATCTTCGTCGGCAACGGCAGCCTGGACGACACGGCCGGACACGTGCAGCGCCTCGCCCGTGACGACCCGCGCGTGCGGCTGGTGCACCTGTCGCGCAACTTCGGTCATCAGCCTGCGCTCGTGGCCGGCCTGGAACACGCGCGCGGCGCCGCGGTCATCACCATGGACGGCGACCTGCAGCATCCGCCCGAGGTTATTCCGGCGCTGGTCCAGCAGTGGCGCGCGGGTTACGAAGTCGTGCAAACGATCCGGCGTGCGCCCGCCGATGCGAGCGTTTTGAAGCGCGCCGGCTCGCGGTGGTTCTATCGGTTGCTGTCCGCGCTGACGCATCTGCGCGTCACGCCCGGCGCGGCTGATTTCCGACTGATGAGTCGCCCGGCGGTTGATGCGTTCCTGTCATGCCGCGAACGCTGCCGCTGCAACCGCGCGCTCGTGCAGTGGATCGGTTTCGCCTACACCGAAGTCCCGTACGACGCCGCGCCCCGCCTGGCCGGCGAAACCAAGTACTCCACCCGCGCCTTGTTCCGGCTGGCCGCCGATGCGATCTTCTCGTTTTCCAGTTGGCCACTGCGCGTGGCAGGACTGGCAGGCGGCCTCGTGTCGCTGGCCGCCCTCGGGTACCTGATCTTCATCCTGTGGGCCCGGCTGTTCACGGACAACATTCCACCGGGCTGGAGTTCCACGCTCGCCGCCGTGCTGATTCTGGGCGGCGTGAACCTGATGGTGCTGTGGATTCTGGGCGAGTATGTCGGGCGCCTGTATGAAGAAGTCAAGCAGCGGCCGATCTACATCGTACGCCCGGCACCGGCGCCCGGCTCAACCGATGCGAAAAAGGACTGATTTCGCGTAGTCCGGGTCGCCGCAGAAGTCGTCCGGCAGGGCCGGGCGGGCGGCGACCGCGCAGGTGCGCCCCACGGAGCATGCCGCTTCCGCGACCACCCGTTCCAACCGCTCCAGGCTCGTGCCCCGGTGATTCACCGACAGATGCAACAGTCCGTCCGGATCGAGCAAGGTCAGCGCGCCCGCCACGAGCCGCGCCAGATCGTCGGTCAATGAGAACACGCCGCGCGCTGTGCGTTGCCGTGCGAAGGTCGGTGGATCCAGAATGATGAAGTCAAAACGCTGCCCCTGCCGCGTCGCCCGACGGTAGTAGGCGAACGCGTCGTCGCAGATGAAGCGGTGGGTATCCAGCGCTATGCCGTTGGCCGCCAGATTGCGCTGGCCCCATTCAAGTGATTTCTTCGAGATGTCCACGCTGACCGTAGCCGGTGCCCCGCCCAGCGCCGCGGCCACGGTAAACCCGCACGTGTACGCGAACACGTTCAGCACGCGCCGCCCGGCGGCGAGCTCACGCACGCGTTGCCGCGCGTGGCGATGGTCCAGGAACAGCCCGGTCGCGTAGCCGTCGTAGGGCCGCACCAGGAACTGCAGCCCGGCTTCGTACACCGCGAACTCCGGCGATGCGGGCTGCCCCCACCACGGCGTGGCGTCCCGGTGCTGCTGGTCCAGCGCGGCGCGCGGCGCACTGCGATCCCTGGGATAGACCTTGCGGTAAACCGCCGTCGCGCCGACGCGCTCGGCGGCCAGTGCGCACAGGTCGCGCGCCTGCTCCGCGTCCACCGCCAGCCGTCCGGCGTGCAACTGCGCGATCAACACCGCGCCCAGCCGCTCGATCACCAGGCCGTCCACGCCCTCGGCCGCGCCGTGGAACAGCCGGCAGACGTTGGTCTGCGGCTCGGCCAGGATGGCCGCGCGGCGCGCCAGCGCGGCGGTGAGGGCCGGCACGGGATCTGGAGAGAAGCGCGGCGGGTTCGGCGACGGCGGGCGCGGCGGCATTATTCTGTGGCCACGCGTAGCACGTGGAAGTGCTTCTTGCCCTTCCGCAGAATGACGTAGCCACCTGGCAGCAGGTCGGAGGCAGACAAAGTGTAGCCCGCATCGCGCACCGGCACGTTGTTGACCGACAGACCGCCGGCGGCCACCTCCTGCCGCGCGCGGCCGCGCGACGGATAGAGGCCGGCGTCGGTTGCCGCCGCGAGCAGACCGGCGGCGGGCGTGCCCAGCGCGGCGGCGGCAAGTGGCGTGCTCGGCGCGCCGTGGAAAGCCTCCCGCAGCTCCTGCGCGGAGAGCTGGCGATAGTCCGCGTCTTTGCTGAACAGTACGTCCGTGGCGCGCTGCGCGCGGGCCAGGGCCTCGGGGCCATGCAGCATGCGCGTCACTTCGGACGCCAGCACCCGCTGCGCTGCGCGCTTCTCGGGCGCCGCGGTCACGGTCGCGCCCAGCGCGCGAATCTCCTCCACGGGCAGCAGGGTGAACGTGTTCAGGTACTGCACGACGTCCTTGTCGTCCGCGTTCAGCCAGAACTGGTAGAACTGGTACGGGCTGGTGCGTTCCGCGTCGAGCCAGACGTTCCCCTCTTCCGACTTGCCGAATTTCTTGCCATCGGCGCGGGTCAGCAGCGGTGTGGTCAGCCCGAAGGCCTCGACGCCGCGCAGGCGGCGAATCAGGTCCGCGCCCGAGAGAATGTTGCCCCACTGGTCGCTGCCGCCCATCTGCAGCAAGCACCCGTACCGATCGTGCAGCGCCAGGAAGTCATAGGACTGCAGCAGCATGTACGAGAACTCGGTGTACGACAGCCCGTGCTCGCGCGTCTCCAGCCGCATGCGCACCGAGTCGCGGACGATCATCTGGTTGACCGAGAAGTGCTTGCCGATGTCGCGCAGGAAGTCCACCAGGTTCAATTCGCAGAGCCATTCCGCGTTGTTGACGACCAGGGCCTCGTCCGGGCCGAGCTCGAGGAAGCGCTCGATCTGGCGCCGGATGCCCGCCACGTTGTGCTCGACCTGCGCGCGGGTCAGCAGGGTCCGCTCCGCCTCCTTGCCGCTCGGGTCGCCGATCAGCCCAGTCCCACCGCCGAGCAGGCCGATCGGCCGATGCCCGGCGCGCTGAAAGCGCATCAGCGTGATCAGCGGCATCAGGCTGCCGACGTGCAGGCTGTCGGCTGTCGGATCAAAACCCGCGTACGCCACCACGCGGCGCGTGCGGAGCAGCTCCGCCAGCTCGGGCGCGGAGACCTGGTGGATGAGATGGCGCTGCTCGAGGTCGGATAGAAAGTCAGTCATCATAGGGTGGATTGTAGCGGCAGGAACGTGTCGTCGGAAACGGCCCAGCGGCAGCGCGCGCCGCACACCCGCCGGGCAAGACCAGAGTGTCACCGGGGCGGCAGCATCCGTGGCCACGCCACGCCCGCGCGCCCCGGCGACACCCACCCGGTGCGCCGTGCGATGACGGCCGCTCTATTTCAGGCGGAAACGGCCGCGCCCGATCTTGGCGACGTTCTTCATCTCGGCCAGGGCAATGCCCACGCTCTTGGCCAGCGTCTTGTTCCTGGTCTTGTACCCGGCCTTCAGCACGCCGGCCGTGATGTCCTTGACGGCCATGATGCCCTTGCCGGTGA from Phycisphaerae bacterium includes these protein-coding regions:
- a CDS encoding class I SAM-dependent rRNA methyltransferase — encoded protein: MPALTAALARRAAILAEPQTNVCRLFHGAAEGVDGLVIERLGAVLIAQLHAGRLAVDAEQARDLCALAAERVGATAVYRKVYPRDRSAPRAALDQQHRDATPWWGQPASPEFAVYEAGLQFLVRPYDGYATGLFLDHRHARQRVRELAAGRRVLNVFAYTCGFTVAAALGGAPATVSVDISKKSLEWGQRNLAANGIALDTHRFICDDAFAYYRRATRQGQRFDFIILDPPTFARQRTARGVFSLTDDLARLVAGALTLLDPDGLLHLSVNHRGTSLERLERVVAEAACSVGRTCAVAARPALPDDFCGDPDYAKSVLFRIG
- a CDS encoding glycosyltransferase family 2 protein, which produces MAPGGDNPAVTLSLVVPVLDERENIVPLVERIRAVLAELALSYEIIFVGNGSLDDTAGHVQRLARDDPRVRLVHLSRNFGHQPALVAGLEHARGAAVITMDGDLQHPPEVIPALVQQWRAGYEVVQTIRRAPADASVLKRAGSRWFYRLLSALTHLRVTPGAADFRLMSRPAVDAFLSCRERCRCNRALVQWIGFAYTEVPYDAAPRLAGETKYSTRALFRLAADAIFSFSSWPLRVAGLAGGLVSLAALGYLIFILWARLFTDNIPPGWSSTLAAVLILGGVNLMVLWILGEYVGRLYEEVKQRPIYIVRPAPAPGSTDAKKD
- the metG gene encoding methionine--tRNA ligase — encoded protein: MPSRYLVTAALPYSNNRLHVGHIAGAYLPADTYVRYLRAAGHEVRFICGSDDNGVAIEISALQEQSTPEQIASHYHERQAQDFAGLEIEFDVYGGTHHPDYVALHEHFSQDFFTRIHAGGYFTKRRTQQLYDAQAGRFLPDRFVRGICHHCGFERATGDQCEACGQMIEPLLLKNPLSVITGQPAEVRETTHWYLRLSDFEKPLRQWLESKQGQWRANVLNFALGQIKQGLPERSMTRDIAWGVPVPLDDPDARGKVLYVWFDAPIGYMSFTAAWCARHAGDWQDYQKWWCAPDCAIIHFIGEDNTVFHALTWPAMLMAHGRPQLPTAVVANNFMNHKVAGELQKISKSTTAADAPVWVEEYLKRGLDPDALRYYLTAQAPEAARTAFDPEDFVTRNNSELVAALGNFVNRALTFAARYFEGRVPDPAAQTDADRAHLAQADEALRKVGACLAEHRFRNGLEELMAYARVCNEYFSVRAPWSSRKDDLADCAATIATCIHAIEYLAIMCWPFMPGAARKLQRMLGRPAETIQWAAPRPPKCGTPLGEPTILFAKLEPGALG
- a CDS encoding tyrosine--tRNA ligase, which codes for MMTDFLSDLEQRHLIHQVSAPELAELLRTRRVVAYAGFDPTADSLHVGSLMPLITLMRFQRAGHRPIGLLGGGTGLIGDPSGKEAERTLLTRAQVEHNVAGIRRQIERFLELGPDEALVVNNAEWLCELNLVDFLRDIGKHFSVNQMIVRDSVRMRLETREHGLSYTEFSYMLLQSYDFLALHDRYGCLLQMGGSDQWGNILSGADLIRRLRGVEAFGLTTPLLTRADGKKFGKSEEGNVWLDAERTSPYQFYQFWLNADDKDVVQYLNTFTLLPVEEIRALGATVTAAPEKRAAQRVLASEVTRMLHGPEALARAQRATDVLFSKDADYRQLSAQELREAFHGAPSTPLAAAALGTPAAGLLAAATDAGLYPSRGRARQEVAAGGLSVNNVPVRDAGYTLSASDLLPGGYVILRKGKKHFHVLRVATE